From Draconibacterium halophilum, one genomic window encodes:
- the rocD gene encoding ornithine--oxo-acid transaminase, producing the protein MTKLSSADYMAKEDKFGAHNYHPLPVVLSKGDGIFVWDVEGKKYYDFLAAYSAVNQGHCHPKIIDALTKQAQTLALTSRAFYNDVLGEWEEYMTKLFGYDKMLPMNSGAEADETALKLIRKWAYKVKGIPTNEAKIVVCDGNFHGRTITIISMSSDPDAYSHYGPYTPGFISIPYNDVDRLEKELQNPNVAGFLVEPIQAEAGVYVPEDGYLKKARELCKKYNVLFVADEVQTGLARTGKMLACDHENVRPDILVLGKALSGGIYPVSCVLADDEIMLTIKPGEHGSTYGGNPIAGKVAIAALDVIQEEKLVENAERLGKIFRNEMRAIDSPLIEMVRGKGLLNAVAIKPTNGKTAWDVCLALKENGLIAKPTHKHIIRFTPPLVINEEQLMEAVAIIKTTLKEFEV; encoded by the coding sequence ATGACTAAACTGAGTTCTGCAGACTACATGGCCAAAGAAGATAAATTTGGCGCACACAATTACCACCCGCTACCCGTTGTTCTATCAAAAGGCGATGGCATTTTTGTGTGGGATGTAGAGGGTAAAAAGTACTACGATTTCCTAGCCGCTTATTCGGCTGTAAACCAGGGCCACTGTCACCCAAAAATTATTGATGCACTTACCAAACAGGCACAAACGCTCGCATTAACATCAAGAGCTTTTTACAACGATGTGCTGGGCGAATGGGAAGAATACATGACCAAACTGTTTGGCTACGATAAAATGTTACCCATGAACTCGGGTGCCGAAGCTGATGAAACGGCTTTAAAACTGATTCGCAAGTGGGCATACAAAGTTAAAGGTATTCCAACCAACGAAGCCAAGATTGTGGTTTGCGACGGTAATTTCCACGGGCGAACCATAACGATCATTTCCATGTCGAGCGATCCGGATGCCTACAGTCATTACGGCCCTTATACTCCCGGATTCATAAGTATTCCTTATAACGATGTTGACCGCCTGGAGAAAGAGTTGCAGAACCCGAATGTGGCAGGATTTCTTGTTGAGCCTATTCAGGCCGAAGCAGGAGTTTACGTTCCTGAAGACGGCTACCTGAAAAAGGCCCGCGAACTGTGTAAAAAATACAACGTTTTGTTTGTTGCCGACGAAGTGCAAACCGGCTTGGCCCGCACAGGAAAAATGTTGGCTTGCGATCATGAAAATGTTCGCCCCGATATTTTGGTGTTGGGTAAAGCTCTTTCGGGTGGAATTTACCCGGTGTCGTGCGTGCTGGCCGACGACGAAATTATGCTGACTATAAAACCAGGAGAACATGGCAGCACATACGGTGGAAACCCAATTGCAGGTAAAGTTGCCATAGCAGCTCTCGATGTTATTCAGGAAGAAAAGCTGGTAGAAAATGCTGAACGACTGGGGAAAATATTCCGGAATGAAATGCGTGCAATCGATTCGCCATTAATTGAAATGGTACGCGGAAAAGGCTTGTTAAATGCAGTAGCCATAAAACCAACCAACGGAAAAACAGCCTGGGATGTGTGTCTGGCCTTAAAAGAAAACGGCTTAATAGCCAAACCAACACACAAGCATATTATTCGTTTTACGCCACCTTTGGTTATTAACGAAGAACAACTGATGGAAGCAGTTGCGATAATAAAAACTACCTTGAAAGAGTTTGAAGTTTAA
- a CDS encoding SDR family oxidoreductase translates to MTDKVVVITGASSGIGKALAEKYAAEGFNLVLAARRIERLETLKERLTNVEVLPVKTDVSNEEDCKHLIDKAVERFGKINILINNAGISMRAVLEDVDTEVLRKVMDVNYWGTVYCTKYALPYLLEQKGSVVGVISTGGYIGLPGRTGYSSSKFAVRGFLDTLRVENLRSGLHVLVAAPGFTASEIRETALVADGSHQGKTPRNENKMMSAERCASIMYRAIKNRRRKMIVSFWDGKAIVLVAKLWAWLVDQVLYAVFKNEPDSPLK, encoded by the coding sequence ATGACAGACAAAGTAGTTGTAATTACCGGAGCTTCGTCAGGAATAGGAAAAGCATTGGCCGAAAAGTATGCAGCAGAGGGTTTTAACCTTGTTTTAGCCGCGCGCAGAATCGAGCGTTTAGAGACGTTGAAAGAAAGACTGACCAATGTTGAAGTTCTGCCGGTAAAGACGGATGTCTCCAATGAAGAGGATTGCAAGCATTTGATCGATAAAGCGGTTGAGCGATTCGGGAAAATTAATATCCTTATTAATAACGCCGGAATTTCGATGCGTGCAGTACTCGAAGATGTTGACACTGAAGTTTTACGAAAAGTAATGGACGTGAACTACTGGGGCACCGTTTATTGTACTAAATATGCGCTTCCGTACTTGCTCGAACAAAAAGGTTCTGTTGTGGGTGTTATCTCAACCGGAGGCTACATCGGCTTGCCCGGACGCACCGGTTATTCTTCGTCAAAATTTGCTGTGCGTGGTTTTCTCGATACACTTAGGGTTGAAAACCTGCGTTCGGGATTACATGTTTTGGTTGCTGCTCCCGGTTTTACTGCCTCCGAGATACGCGAAACAGCACTTGTTGCTGATGGAAGCCATCAGGGTAAAACTCCACGGAATGAAAATAAAATGATGTCCGCCGAACGCTGTGCATCTATCATGTACCGTGCAATCAAAAACCGCCGGCGGAAAATGATCGTTTCTTTCTGGGATGGAAAAGCTATTGTGTTAGTGGCTAAACTCTGGGCATGGCTGGTCGATCAGGTTCTTTATGCTGTTTTTAAAAACGAGCCGGATTCTCCGCTGAAGTAG
- a CDS encoding AsmA family protein has protein sequence MKRIIVIILIVIAVLLGALLAIPVFFKENILNTAKTTLNKQLNAEVELADLKLSLFKNFPKLTVVLQDALILGKGEFAQDTLLNAPEISATMHLSSLFNADRSIEELLLEEPVLKLVVAESGNVNWDIVPSKDDKSEQNTESSEEFQLDLEKIKIRNADFTYNDKAGKMLARLDDINLDIAGKMYGSSTQLQVGGKVNEINYSMEGTTYLSNTSLDLSTLLDADFETMTYTIAESELIINRLPLELSGNVRIPNDTTFLNLQLNTKASDFENFLALVPQSYEPYLKEITTTGSATIAGSVMGYYFEEDYPLINLQVLVDQGFLKYADMPEDIKNISAEIVIEKPQGELDLMKINVNKAHAEIRNNPVDLTLKISNPVSDPFFDGAFVGKVNLNHLKDALPMDSVNISGIIDANLFANGRYSDVEAEAYDKINSDGVVLLNNFIYDSPSLTQQVVIPSGQLDFSPQNITLGNFSIKTGESDFRLSGKVSNYLNYMLKDGVLKGNLQLNSNFVNLNELLRLQVMEEENLETPEAEEALAFDVPENIDITFRSSINRAVLNRIPITAITGEVRAVNKKLVLDGLDMNMLDGRMTMDGSYENTTQNQPLFDFGFNIDGFDIPALYQTVAGFRKLIPGAGNSTGRLSTSLGLKGRLNPQLKLIPASANGQGKFSTNNVEIKNSQLFNQLSGIIQQEKLRDVSIGDFTANLTVEDGGIKLRPFTTKVIGQETTISGSLNAESLLDMRLDFNIEREMFGPDIQKILAVLPGNEKITMLPAGVVLKGPVGDAKVNLDLSATKKAVTDATKDDLKDSLNKLGEGLKKLFK, from the coding sequence ATGAAACGAATTATTGTAATTATACTTATCGTAATTGCGGTGCTGTTAGGTGCATTGCTGGCAATTCCGGTATTTTTCAAGGAAAATATTTTAAATACAGCAAAAACTACCCTCAACAAACAGTTAAATGCCGAGGTTGAGCTTGCCGATCTCAAATTGTCCCTATTCAAAAATTTTCCCAAGCTTACTGTAGTACTTCAAGATGCATTGATTTTGGGTAAAGGAGAATTTGCTCAGGACACATTACTGAATGCCCCTGAAATAAGTGCAACAATGCATTTATCATCACTATTTAATGCCGATCGAAGTATTGAAGAACTCCTTCTTGAGGAACCCGTATTGAAGCTTGTTGTAGCTGAAAGTGGGAATGTTAACTGGGATATTGTGCCTTCTAAGGATGATAAGAGTGAACAGAACACAGAGAGTTCAGAAGAATTTCAACTGGATTTAGAGAAAATTAAAATCAGAAATGCAGATTTTACATACAACGACAAAGCAGGTAAAATGCTTGCCAGGCTCGATGATATTAACTTAGATATTGCGGGCAAGATGTATGGAAGTTCAACCCAGTTGCAGGTAGGAGGGAAGGTGAACGAAATTAATTACTCGATGGAAGGAACAACCTACTTGTCGAATACTTCGCTGGATTTAAGCACTTTGCTGGATGCTGATTTTGAGACAATGACTTACACAATTGCCGAGAGCGAGTTAATTATTAACCGTTTACCTTTAGAGTTAAGTGGAAACGTGCGAATTCCGAACGATACCACATTTCTTAACTTGCAGCTAAATACAAAAGCTTCTGATTTTGAAAACTTTTTGGCTTTGGTGCCCCAAAGTTACGAACCCTATTTGAAGGAGATTACAACAACCGGGTCGGCAACTATCGCGGGCAGTGTAATGGGCTATTATTTTGAAGAGGATTATCCGCTCATTAATTTGCAGGTTTTGGTAGATCAAGGCTTCCTGAAATATGCCGATATGCCCGAAGATATAAAAAACATCAGCGCCGAAATAGTGATAGAAAAGCCGCAGGGTGAACTGGATCTGATGAAGATTAATGTGAATAAAGCGCATGCCGAAATTCGTAATAACCCGGTTGATCTGACCTTGAAAATTTCAAATCCTGTTTCCGATCCATTTTTTGACGGTGCTTTTGTAGGCAAAGTAAACCTCAATCATTTAAAAGATGCCTTGCCAATGGACAGTGTAAATATCTCGGGAATTATTGATGCGAATTTGTTTGCCAATGGGCGTTATTCTGATGTTGAGGCCGAAGCTTACGACAAGATTAATTCGGATGGGGTTGTACTGTTAAACAACTTTATTTACGATTCGCCCAGCCTTACTCAGCAAGTGGTAATTCCTTCGGGGCAACTGGATTTCTCGCCGCAGAATATAACCCTTGGAAACTTTAGTATTAAGACTGGTGAAAGCGATTTTCGTTTATCAGGGAAAGTGAGTAACTACCTGAATTATATGCTTAAAGACGGTGTTTTGAAAGGGAATTTGCAGTTGAACTCAAACTTTGTGAATTTGAATGAATTGCTTCGTTTGCAGGTGATGGAAGAAGAGAACTTGGAAACGCCGGAAGCAGAAGAAGCATTGGCTTTTGATGTACCCGAAAATATTGATATCACATTTCGTTCATCGATCAACCGCGCAGTTTTAAACCGAATACCAATTACCGCAATAACAGGAGAAGTTCGGGCAGTAAATAAAAAACTTGTTCTCGACGGATTGGATATGAATATGTTGGATGGAAGAATGACTATGGATGGTTCTTACGAAAATACAACTCAAAATCAGCCACTTTTTGATTTTGGTTTTAATATCGACGGGTTCGATATTCCGGCTTTGTACCAAACGGTAGCCGGCTTTCGCAAGCTTATTCCGGGTGCAGGTAACAGCACCGGACGACTTAGTACCAGTTTGGGGCTGAAAGGAAGGCTTAATCCGCAGTTAAAACTTATTCCTGCATCCGCTAACGGACAAGGGAAATTCAGTACTAACAATGTTGAAATTAAGAACTCTCAATTATTTAACCAATTGAGTGGCATTATTCAACAGGAAAAACTGCGCGATGTTTCCATTGGCGATTTTACGGCTAATTTAACGGTTGAAGATGGCGGTATTAAACTGCGTCCGTTCACTACAAAAGTAATTGGGCAGGAAACAACCATTAGCGGAAGTTTAAACGCAGAAAGTTTGCTCGATATGCGTCTCGATTTTAATATAGAACGCGAAATGTTTGGCCCCGATATTCAGAAAATACTTGCCGTATTGCCGGGAAATGAAAAGATAACCATGTTGCCCGCCGGAGTGGTTCTTAAAGGACCGGTTGGCGATGCAAAAGTAAATCTTGATTTAAGCGCCACAAAAAAAGCGGTTACCGATGCCACAAAAGATGATCTGAAAGATTCGTTGAATAAGCTGGGAGAAGGTCTTAAAAAACTATTCAAATAA
- a CDS encoding competence/damage-inducible protein A — protein sequence MKAEIITIGDEILIGQIVDTNSAWMGEQFNLNGIEIYQITSVHDDHNHIMQAVKNAEKNADLVVITGGLGPTKDDITKHTLCEYFNTELVFHKPTLDTIVERFKHRGIDMNKLNRDQAMLPEACTILPNKMGTAPGMWFEKNDTIFVSMPGVPFEMKYLVEFELLPRLRKTRRTKAIFHKTVLTQGVPESVLAERIGDWEDTLPTNIKLAYLPNPMAVRLRLSAIGDDVEALKRDVESEIEKLQKIIPEAIFGYDNETMSEVIGRQLVLQNKKLAVAESCTGGYISHLVTSVSGSSAYYNGSVTSYSNEMKEQLLGVSRSNLEKYGAVSEQVAREMAEGIKRVMKADYAVATTGIAGPTGGTEEKPVGLVWIAVSGPEKIVVKKYTFVGDQRDRNIVRSGQTALQLLRRMVLGEL from the coding sequence ATGAAAGCAGAAATAATTACAATAGGCGATGAAATACTGATCGGACAAATTGTGGATACCAACTCGGCCTGGATGGGCGAGCAGTTTAACCTTAACGGTATTGAGATTTACCAGATCACTTCGGTTCACGACGATCACAATCATATTATGCAAGCCGTGAAAAACGCAGAAAAGAACGCGGATTTAGTGGTTATAACAGGTGGTTTGGGCCCAACAAAAGACGATATTACAAAACACACGCTTTGCGAATATTTCAATACCGAGCTTGTTTTTCATAAGCCCACTCTTGATACTATTGTGGAACGTTTTAAACATCGCGGAATCGATATGAACAAGTTGAACCGCGATCAGGCAATGTTGCCCGAAGCCTGCACTATTTTACCTAATAAAATGGGCACGGCACCGGGAATGTGGTTTGAAAAAAACGATACTATTTTTGTGTCAATGCCGGGAGTACCTTTTGAGATGAAATATTTAGTGGAGTTTGAATTGTTACCACGACTGCGCAAAACCCGACGAACAAAAGCTATTTTTCATAAAACAGTGTTAACGCAGGGAGTTCCGGAATCGGTGCTGGCCGAACGAATTGGAGACTGGGAAGATACTTTGCCAACGAATATTAAACTGGCTTACCTGCCCAATCCAATGGCGGTGCGACTGCGGCTTTCAGCAATTGGCGACGATGTTGAAGCTTTAAAACGAGATGTTGAAAGCGAAATTGAGAAACTTCAAAAAATTATTCCGGAGGCCATTTTTGGTTACGATAACGAAACCATGTCGGAGGTAATTGGCCGGCAACTGGTGCTACAAAACAAAAAACTGGCTGTTGCCGAGAGTTGTACGGGTGGTTATATATCGCATCTCGTTACTTCTGTTTCGGGGAGTTCGGCGTATTATAATGGCTCGGTTACCTCGTATTCAAACGAAATGAAAGAGCAGTTGCTGGGAGTAAGTAGAAGTAATCTGGAGAAATACGGTGCCGTTAGCGAGCAGGTAGCACGCGAAATGGCAGAAGGTATAAAACGGGTGATGAAAGCCGATTATGCCGTGGCAACCACCGGAATTGCCGGCCCTACAGGAGGAACAGAAGAGAAACCGGTAGGCTTGGTATGGATTGCCGTTTCGGGACCAGAAAAAATAGTTGTAAAAAAGTACACTTTTGTTGGCGATCAACGCGATAGAAATATCGTACGCTCGGGACAAACTGCCCTGCAACTACTGCGACGAATGGTTCTTGGTGAGTTATAA
- a CDS encoding DsrE family protein, translating into MNTFKNTLIQITHNGMGTGNDELGQLLVKNYLTLLCEEKELPKVITFYNEGVKLLCSGLPALESLKQLAEKGVKLVACKTCLNHFQLLEKVKIGIPATMVDIMHFQKIADKVVNL; encoded by the coding sequence ATGAATACTTTCAAAAATACACTCATCCAGATTACCCATAACGGAATGGGCACGGGCAACGATGAACTGGGCCAATTGTTAGTAAAAAACTACCTGACGTTGCTTTGCGAAGAAAAAGAACTCCCAAAAGTGATCACCTTTTACAACGAAGGAGTAAAACTTCTCTGCTCCGGTTTGCCGGCACTTGAATCGCTGAAACAACTTGCAGAAAAAGGCGTGAAATTAGTGGCTTGCAAAACTTGCCTGAATCATTTTCAATTGTTGGAAAAAGTAAAAATTGGCATACCCGCAACTATGGTTGATATTATGCATTTTCAGAAAATTGCGGACAAGGTTGTTAATCTATAG
- a CDS encoding M48 family metallopeptidase — translation MHTILFWIIIAILVLDFLFEKYLEYLNTTTMSDKIPEEVKGIYDEGKYKKQQAYQRENHRFGILTSSFSMAITLAMFLFYGFALVNGWVWSFTGIAILAALIFFGIIMFASDIINIPFEIYDTFKIEEKYGFNKTTPKTFVFDKIKGWLVSALIGGGLLALVIFIYQLTGELFWIYAWLVVSAFSIFMAMFYSNLIVPLFNKQTPLEEGELRDAISAFAKKVGFKLDNIFVIDGSKRSTKANAYFTGLGAKKRIVLYDTLINDLETEELVAVLAHEIGHNKKKHVVQGLLIDLVQTAIVLFVFGLFIDSPALSAALGVEEPNFHIGLVAFGVLYSPISFFTGIFMNMLSRKNEYQADRFAAEYYKPEALASALKKLSINNLSNLTPHKTFVFFHYSHPTLLQRLEFLKSFEK, via the coding sequence ATGCATACAATTTTGTTTTGGATAATAATTGCGATTCTGGTACTCGATTTTTTATTTGAGAAATATCTTGAATACCTCAATACCACTACCATGAGTGATAAAATCCCGGAGGAAGTTAAGGGGATTTACGATGAGGGAAAATACAAAAAGCAGCAGGCTTATCAGCGTGAGAATCATCGCTTCGGAATTCTAACCAGCAGTTTTAGTATGGCCATTACCCTAGCCATGTTTTTGTTTTATGGTTTTGCATTGGTTAACGGCTGGGTCTGGAGCTTTACCGGAATTGCAATATTGGCAGCACTCATTTTTTTTGGAATAATCATGTTTGCTTCAGATATTATTAATATTCCTTTTGAAATATACGACACCTTCAAAATAGAGGAGAAATACGGCTTTAATAAAACTACACCCAAAACCTTTGTTTTTGATAAAATAAAAGGCTGGCTGGTAAGTGCACTAATTGGCGGCGGATTGCTGGCACTGGTTATTTTTATCTATCAGTTAACAGGTGAGCTATTTTGGATTTATGCGTGGCTTGTGGTTTCAGCATTTTCCATTTTTATGGCTATGTTTTATTCCAATCTGATTGTACCGCTGTTTAATAAACAAACGCCGCTTGAAGAAGGTGAATTACGTGATGCTATTAGTGCCTTTGCCAAAAAAGTGGGTTTTAAACTGGATAATATTTTTGTGATCGACGGATCAAAACGATCTACAAAAGCAAACGCTTATTTTACCGGGCTTGGAGCTAAAAAACGAATTGTACTTTACGATACACTTATTAACGATCTGGAAACCGAAGAGCTGGTAGCAGTTTTAGCACACGAGATTGGCCATAACAAAAAGAAACACGTTGTTCAGGGACTCTTGATTGACTTGGTGCAAACCGCAATTGTTTTGTTTGTTTTTGGGCTGTTCATTGATAGTCCGGCTTTAAGTGCAGCACTGGGTGTTGAGGAGCCAAATTTTCATATTGGATTGGTGGCTTTTGGAGTATTGTATTCTCCCATTTCTTTTTTTACAGGCATTTTTATGAATATGCTTTCGCGGAAAAATGAATACCAGGCTGACCGTTTTGCTGCCGAATATTACAAACCGGAAGCGCTGGCATCGGCATTAAAAAAGCTGTCGATCAATAACCTGAGTAATTTAACACCACATAAAACATTTGTATTCTTTCACTACTCACACCCAACTTTACTGCAAAGGCTGGAGTTTTTAAAGTCATTTGAGAAGTAA